Genomic window (Deltaproteobacteria bacterium):
CATCTAAAGAATCAGAAGCCAAAGAGGTTTCTTCTCTAGATGAAGCGAAGTTATATTCTTATTGCTTACAAAACCTCGCCAAATTTAAAATTCCAAAGCACTTTGTATTTGTCGATGAGCTCCCCAAGGGAGAGTCAGGCAAGATCCTGAAGCGAAAAATTCTGGAGCTGTACCCTCATAAGGAGACCTCTTTATAGAATCTACTTTTTTTGTCACTTAATTGGGATTGCAGTTTGTAAAGAAAATGTCTGCGTCTACGATAAAAAATGGTGCGAGCTTCATTCCAATAAGAGCGGGCATAAAAATTCCACCGCTATTGGTGGAAAAGCCCATCGTTATGTAAAGCATATAAAGAGCTTGACCCTCTGCCATATTGTGAGTCTGTTTTAAATAATTTTCCATGTATTTTGCTTTTTTGGCAAAAACTTGATAAAATTTAGATTCAGAGAGACACATGTGCTCGCGGATTTCGTTACGTTTTTCAGGAGAGAGATTGCGAACCACATCTAAATACTCACTATATGGTCGATTTTCATTTATACCTTTTGGGAATTGTGAAAAAATATCTTTATATTTAGATAGTACAGATTCTACTCGAACGGGAGTTTCATAAATACATTCAGGGGTGTTCGTCACAGTTACGGCACTTGTTACGATACCGTTTTTCAAGATAACATTAATGAGGCAAGATTTTGTTTTGGTCATAGTTTCAGCAGTCAGCAGGAAGTGAGTTTCATCTGCTGAATTGCTGACTTGTTCAATTTTTTCCACGCTAAAATTCAATCCTTGAGTTTTTAACACTTTTGGTGATTTGGTAATCGCGATAAGATCTTTGATAGGTTTTACCTCACCCACCTTTTCCTGTTCGCAGCCCGAGATCACTTTTGTATTAGTGACTACAACTAATTTAGAAGGAGTAGAGTGAGTGTTCCAAACAGTGGCATCTAAAACACATTTTGTAGTGCTGGTAGCGGATTTAGTTTCTAATCTGTAGTGAAATCCTTTTGAATCAATGAGAATTAAACTTAATTTTTGGACTTCGATTTTTTCGTCACCGAAAGTGACTCCAAGAATTCGGTTGATCTCATAATTTTTGGCAATAGCGAGAGTGTTTTCATGGCCAAAGGAGGCACCAGGCTTTGGTGCACCACCACTCACTCGTTGGGCATAGGAATAAAAAGAAATAGCCAATAAAAAAAATACATTTAGAAATAGAGATATTGGTAGGGATATTGGTCTAGAAAGGTTTTTTTTAGTCATTGTGAAATCCTTGTTAAGGGTTATGTTCAAATTCGGCACCAATTTAGCCTTTCGTATTATTTTTCGCTCCTGTTTAAAAGTAAAAAAGCTCAAATAGTTTTTACTTTTGGTAAAGTATTTTTGTAAATATACGAAAAGACGATTATATGACGGTTTTTAAATTCACTGACTATAAAGATTTTGTGCTAAAAAAGTTATCTTTATTGCCCAATAAGGGGCATGGGCAATTTAGCAAGATTGCCAAAGCTTTAAACATCCATACAAGCTTGGTCAGTCAAATATTTCAAGGGGATAAAAATCTTAGCTTTGAGCAGGCATGTGATCTGTGCAGTTTTTTTGGTTTTACCGAATTAGAATCGGATTACCTTGTGGCCTTGGTTTTAAAAGCGCGAGCCGGTTCTATCAAAGCTAGATTGAAGTGCGATCGTGATTTGGCCCAACTCAAAGAAAAATCCCAATCATTAAAAAACCGCATCAGTAAAGACATTACACTTTCAGATGCAGATAATGCGATGTTTTTTTCTCACTGGTATTACTCTGCTATAAAAATTATTGTATCTATTCCAGGAAAATCAATTCCAGAGCAAATTGCACGTGAATTCAATATCTCGTTAGTTCAAGTTAATAAAGTATTAGAATTTCTAGTTCAAGCAGGGTTACTTCATCATGATGGAAAAAAGTATAGCCAAGGACCTTCTAAATTACATCTTGATACTGATTCACCGTTTGTAAGTCGACATCACTTAAATTGGAGAGTCAAAGCCATCGAAAAAATAGGTCAATTCAAGGACGATGATTTCTGTTTTACGATGCCAGCGAATATTTCTTTAAAAGATGCAAAAAAAATAAGACAATCCTTAATTGAATTGGTTTCTCAATCTGTGAGTACAATTGATAATTCTAAAGTCGAGGCAATGTATTGTTTAAATATCGACTGGTTTAAAATGACTTCTGATTGAATTTAATAAATCTCCCATGTTATTAAAAGAGTTCGAAGATAGTGGAAAAAAAATCTTATTATCATTGATGAAATTCAAAAATTGCCAGAGCTATTGGATGTCGTTCATTTATTGATAGAAAAAAATAAGTCTTATCGTTTTATTCTTACGGGAAGTAGTGCTAGGAAATTAAAAAAGCAGGGGCAAAATTTATTAGGTGGTCGGGCCTATCCATTATTCCTGCATCCAATCACATCGAAAGAATTTTTATCTAGAGGAAACTCACCAACAGACAAAAGAGTAAATTTTGATTCTTTAGTTCAAATAGGTGGCCTGCCGAGTGTTCTCACAGCCAACTCTCCCCAACGGGTTCTTAAGGCCTATGTGGGAATTTATTTACAAGAAGAAATCAAAGCCGAGGGGTATGCCA
Coding sequences:
- a CDS encoding TIGR02147 family protein; protein product: MTVFKFTDYKDFVLKKLSLLPNKGHGQFSKIAKALNIHTSLVSQIFQGDKNLSFEQACDLCSFFGFTELESDYLVALVLKARAGSIKARLKCDRDLAQLKEKSQSLKNRISKDITLSDADNAMFFSHWYYSAIKIIVSIPGKSIPEQIAREFNISLVQVNKVLEFLVQAGLLHHDGKKYSQGPSKLHLDTDSPFVSRHHLNWRVKAIEKIGQFKDDDFCFTMPANISLKDAKKIRQSLIELVSQSVSTIDNSKVEAMYCLNIDWFKMTSD